From one Halothece sp. PCC 7418 genomic stretch:
- the rpsF gene encoding 30S ribosomal protein S6, with protein sequence MSNKYETMYIIRPDLTEDQVTQETKKYEAFLQERNVENLTIRNHGKKRLAYNIGKHQDGIYVQMNYQIEGDVISQLQRQMRLSENVIRFLTLTVDEIPESTAEIPSTPTVTPQTEPEPAPETAATEEETEEAAAAPEDETATA encoded by the coding sequence ATGTCCAATAAATACGAAACCATGTATATTATTCGCCCTGATCTGACTGAAGATCAGGTAACGCAAGAAACCAAAAAATATGAAGCGTTTCTGCAAGAACGGAATGTTGAAAACTTAACCATCCGTAATCATGGTAAAAAGCGTCTAGCTTACAATATTGGTAAGCATCAAGATGGCATCTATGTGCAAATGAACTACCAAATTGAGGGTGATGTCATTTCGCAGTTACAGCGTCAAATGCGACTCAGCGAAAATGTCATTCGTTTCCTGACTCTAACCGTTGATGAGATCCCAGAATCCACCGCAGAAATCCCCTCAACGCCCACTGTCACCCCGCAAACCGAACCTGAACCTGCACCAGAAACCGCAGCCACTGAAGAGGAAACAGAGGAAGCTGCAGCAGCACCAGAAGACGAAACAGCAACGGCTTAA